One window of the Streptomyces sp. TS71-3 genome contains the following:
- a CDS encoding carboxymuconolactone decarboxylase family protein produces MRARMKNPTEVIPEAMQPILALLKSAGTGGVPQSTLELVHLRASQINGCGVCVYGGVQSARKAGVDDDKLTAVAAWREAPFFSDEERAALAFAEAVTRLADRPDPVPDALWDEITQYYDERQISALVLMIGVTNVFNRMNATTRQVAGATW; encoded by the coding sequence ATGCGCGCACGTATGAAGAACCCCACGGAGGTCATCCCCGAGGCCATGCAGCCGATCCTGGCCCTGCTGAAGTCGGCCGGAACGGGCGGTGTGCCGCAGTCGACCCTCGAACTGGTGCATCTGCGCGCCAGCCAGATCAACGGGTGCGGCGTCTGCGTCTACGGCGGTGTGCAGAGCGCACGCAAGGCCGGCGTCGACGACGACAAGCTCACCGCCGTCGCGGCCTGGCGCGAGGCGCCCTTCTTCAGCGACGAGGAACGCGCGGCACTGGCGTTCGCCGAGGCCGTCACCCGCCTCGCGGACCGCCCGGACCCCGTTCCGGACGCCCTGTGGGACGAGATTACGCAGTACTACGACGAGCGGCAGATCTCGGCACTCGTCCTGATGATCGGCGTCACCAACGTCTTCAACCGCATGAACGCGACGACGAGGCAGGTCGCTGGCGCGACCTGGTAG